One Methanohalophilus mahii DSM 5219 genomic window carries:
- a CDS encoding DUF4389 domain-containing protein gives MDIRNPNMKQLFSYEKKASRLELFFRIIYSILIGIVLYIYGIFTGICLVLQWFIILIAGRRIEGLNRIIKGYLEYYTHVIGYLFLTTDTRPSIKPPSIAIFEKKLYYDRDTVEIIKNDN, from the coding sequence ATGGACATCCGGAATCCAAATATGAAACAGCTCTTCTCTTATGAGAAGAAAGCCAGCAGACTAGAATTGTTTTTCAGGATCATTTATTCCATTCTTATAGGAATTGTACTCTATATATACGGGATATTTACAGGAATCTGTCTTGTCCTTCAATGGTTCATAATCCTTATTGCCGGAAGAAGAATCGAGGGACTTAACCGTATCATAAAGGGCTACCTTGAGTATTACACTCATGTCATAGGATATCTTTTCCTCACAACTGATACCAGACCTTCCATAAAACCGCCTTCAATAGCAATATTTGAAAAGAAGCTGTACTATGACAGGGACACGGTAGAGATTATAAAAAACGATAACTGA
- a CDS encoding helix-turn-helix transcriptional regulator — protein MKRSLIDITCFSEKRKGLLLLLMEGKKDIDEIKEILDETSPSILPQIKILKENGLIVQENGMYSLTRIGMLLVHMLQEVFKTFDVLEDHFDYLNEHDLTPIPKELLLHIGELNNSEYIVPSLTDAFDPFAKIKPLTKASTWIKAFIAVYHPDYPPLASEMASKGADISLIMTEPIFEKMKNDYPETTQILKNSDNSRILIYKGEVMPSLLIASDQYFLLSLMFKTCRYDNSYLMGKEKAAIEWATKLYEWYEKDSELVPKKD, from the coding sequence ATGAAGCGCTCACTTATTGATATAACATGTTTTTCCGAAAAACGTAAGGGTCTTCTTCTCCTGCTTATGGAAGGCAAAAAGGATATTGATGAAATAAAAGAAATTCTCGATGAAACTTCGCCTTCAATTCTTCCCCAGATAAAAATATTGAAAGAAAACGGCCTCATAGTTCAGGAAAATGGTATGTATTCATTAACCAGAATTGGCATGCTTCTGGTGCACATGCTCCAGGAGGTCTTTAAAACATTTGATGTACTTGAAGATCATTTTGATTATTTAAATGAACATGATTTAACCCCTATCCCAAAAGAATTATTGCTCCATATCGGAGAATTAAATAATAGTGAATATATCGTACCATCCCTTACAGATGCATTCGATCCTTTCGCAAAAATAAAACCACTTACAAAGGCCTCTACCTGGATTAAAGCTTTTATTGCAGTTTATCATCCAGATTATCCCCCGCTTGCCTCTGAAATGGCCTCAAAGGGAGCAGACATATCACTGATAATGACCGAACCAATATTTGAAAAAATGAAAAATGATTATCCTGAAACAACCCAAATACTCAAAAATTCAGACAATTCCCGCATATTGATTTACAAAGGAGAAGTTATGCCCTCCTTACTAATTGCTTCTGATCAATATTTCCTGTTATCCCTTATGTTTAAAACATGCCGTTATGACAACAGTTACCTTATGGGTAAAGAAAAAGCAGCCATAGAATGGGCAACCAAACTTTATGAATGGTATGAAAAAGATTCAGAGTTAGTCCCAAAAAAGGACTAA
- a CDS encoding 30S ribosomal protein S28e, with product MADENLGYAAEVIDVIGNTGMHGEASQIQCRVLDGRDKGRIITRNCMGPVRIGDVLMLMETSREAKKLTTR from the coding sequence ATGGCAGATGAAAACTTAGGATATGCCGCGGAGGTCATAGATGTCATCGGCAACACCGGTATGCATGGCGAAGCAAGCCAGATCCAGTGCAGAGTACTGGATGGTCGGGACAAGGGCAGGATCATCACCCGTAACTGCATGGGCCCTGTTCGTATCGGCGATGTGCTGATGCTGATGGAGACTTCCAGAGAGGCAAAGAAACTTACAACAAGGTGA
- the gyrA gene encoding DNA gyrase subunit A gives MADYDDINPLDEKIEQHDGEGGRVVPVLIQDEMKRSYIDYSMSVIVGRALPDARDGLKPVHRRILHSMNEAGITHDKAYKKSARVVGDVLGKFHPHGDTAVYDSLVRMVQDFSLRYPLIDGQGNFGSVDGDSAAAMRYTEVRMDKITTEMLEDIKKGTVDFKPNYDGSLEEPEVLPSKLPNLLLNGSTGIAVGMATNMAPHNLGEVVDATVKLIDDPETELAELRKIVKGPDFPTGGIIMGTSGIKSAYETGRSPIYLRAVTEIEEMKNDKYRIVVYELPYQVNKARLVESIANLVRDKKIEGISDLRDESGREGMRVVIELKKAANPKVLLNQLYKQTQLETTFGIINLALVDGVPRVLNLRELIQIYLKHRIDVISRRTVFDLRKAEERAHILQGLKVALDNIDEVIKLIRGSSTTEEAREGLISNFDLDEIQAKAILDMKLQRLTGLERQKIDEEYNGLIDTIADLKDILANDERKYAIIRDEVLELKDKYGDERRTLIQSSREELADEDLIPEEEVVVTSTQSGYIKNIPLQTYNMQHRGGRGVRGMETKEDDTVGSIFVASTHDYILFFTNRGKVYWQKVYDIPRGSRQSRGKAIVNLLELAEGESVNAMIPVHDFENDRYLFMGTRDGTVKRCSLSDFSNPRKAGIIAISLKEGDELVNVLQTDGNQDIMLASRHGKALRISEEDVRVMGRTARGVRGMKLAGPDVIVSLDVVDSDGTLLTVTENGFGKRTPFDEYRTLRRGGQGVITIFTDMRNGPVVTVKTVEDDDEIILTSSAGIVMRIPVTDIRVQGRNTKGVKIMNIREKDKLVSLARIKKEE, from the coding sequence ATGGCAGACTATGATGATATAAATCCTCTCGATGAAAAAATCGAACAGCATGACGGAGAAGGTGGACGTGTAGTTCCGGTGCTTATCCAGGATGAAATGAAGCGTTCATATATTGATTACTCGATGAGTGTTATTGTGGGAAGGGCACTACCTGATGCCCGTGATGGTCTGAAGCCGGTACATCGCCGTATTCTTCATTCGATGAATGAAGCCGGTATTACTCATGATAAGGCGTACAAGAAATCTGCCCGTGTAGTGGGTGATGTATTGGGTAAGTTCCATCCGCACGGTGATACTGCTGTGTATGACAGTTTGGTGCGTATGGTCCAGGACTTTTCCCTGCGTTATCCGTTAATAGATGGGCAGGGTAACTTTGGATCTGTTGATGGTGATTCTGCTGCGGCAATGCGTTATACAGAAGTCCGCATGGATAAAATAACCACTGAAATGCTTGAGGATATCAAAAAGGGAACTGTTGATTTCAAGCCTAACTATGATGGTTCCCTGGAGGAACCTGAAGTCCTGCCTTCAAAGTTGCCAAACCTGCTCTTGAATGGCTCCACCGGTATTGCTGTGGGAATGGCGACCAACATGGCTCCTCATAATCTCGGGGAGGTCGTGGATGCTACTGTCAAATTGATTGATGACCCTGAAACTGAACTTGCAGAACTTCGAAAGATCGTTAAAGGACCGGATTTTCCTACTGGTGGTATCATAATGGGTACCAGTGGGATCAAGAGTGCCTATGAGACAGGACGTTCCCCTATCTACCTGCGTGCAGTGACTGAGATAGAGGAGATGAAGAATGATAAATACCGCATAGTTGTATACGAACTTCCTTATCAGGTGAACAAGGCACGCCTTGTGGAATCCATCGCCAACCTCGTGAGGGATAAAAAAATAGAGGGTATTTCGGATCTGAGGGATGAATCCGGCAGGGAAGGTATGCGGGTGGTAATTGAACTTAAGAAGGCAGCCAACCCCAAAGTCCTGCTTAACCAGCTCTACAAACAGACCCAGCTTGAAACCACATTTGGTATCATTAACCTGGCTCTGGTTGACGGGGTCCCTCGCGTTCTTAATCTCAGGGAACTGATCCAGATATATCTCAAACATCGTATAGATGTTATCAGTAGGCGTACAGTTTTTGATCTAAGGAAAGCCGAGGAAAGAGCACATATTCTACAGGGGCTAAAGGTCGCGTTGGATAACATCGATGAAGTTATCAAATTGATACGCGGCTCTTCTACCACAGAGGAGGCAAGGGAAGGGCTTATAAGTAATTTCGATCTGGATGAAATTCAGGCCAAAGCCATTTTGGACATGAAGCTGCAGCGTCTGACTGGATTGGAGAGGCAAAAGATCGATGAAGAGTATAATGGTCTGATCGATACAATTGCCGACCTTAAAGATATCCTTGCAAACGATGAGCGTAAATATGCGATTATCAGGGATGAAGTACTGGAGTTGAAGGATAAATATGGTGATGAGCGCAGAACCCTTATTCAATCTAGCCGTGAAGAACTTGCGGATGAAGACCTGATACCCGAGGAAGAAGTGGTTGTAACCTCTACACAGAGTGGTTATATCAAGAATATCCCTCTCCAGACATATAATATGCAGCATCGGGGCGGTCGTGGTGTGAGAGGGATGGAAACAAAGGAGGATGACACTGTGGGAAGCATCTTTGTGGCTTCTACCCACGATTATATCCTCTTTTTCACAAACCGTGGTAAGGTTTACTGGCAAAAGGTCTATGATATTCCCCGGGGAAGCCGCCAGTCCAGAGGGAAGGCTATTGTGAACCTGCTGGAACTTGCTGAAGGGGAATCAGTAAATGCTATGATCCCGGTGCATGATTTTGAGAATGATCGCTACCTGTTCATGGGCACCCGTGATGGGACTGTGAAACGTTGCAGTCTTTCGGATTTCAGTAATCCCCGCAAGGCCGGTATTATTGCGATTTCCCTGAAAGAGGGGGATGAACTTGTAAATGTTCTCCAGACCGACGGAAATCAGGACATAATGCTGGCTTCAAGGCATGGTAAAGCCCTGCGTATCTCTGAAGAAGATGTGCGTGTGATGGGCAGGACTGCCCGTGGTGTGAGGGGCATGAAACTGGCAGGTCCGGATGTTATTGTAAGCCTGGATGTTGTAGATTCTGATGGTACCCTGCTGACCGTTACAGAGAATGGTTTTGGCAAACGCACGCCATTTGATGAGTACCGCACCCTTCGTCGTGGAGGGCAGGGAGTGATAACCATTTTCACTGATATGCGCAATGGTCCCGTGGTCACTGTAAAAACAGTGGAAGATGATGATGAGATCATCCTGACAAGCTCTGCCGGCATTGTGATGCGTATCCCTGTGACAGATATTAGGGTGCAGGGGCGTAACACCAAGGGTGTAAAAATTATGAATATCAGGGAGAAGGATAAATTGGTCAGTTTGGCCAGGATTAAAAAAGAGGAGTAA
- a CDS encoding pyridoxamine 5'-phosphate oxidase family protein — MIKLTEDMKESIASVRPLPFATASKDGIPNVIPIGMCKLVDDATIWIVDNYFMKTRNNLEENPKASLYVWGEGSKGCFQIKGDVEIKTEGDEYDDAYAMAKEKGEKYPAKALIVMKITDVFECKGGPEAGKKLL; from the coding sequence ATGATAAAACTCACAGAAGATATGAAAGAATCAATTGCCAGTGTCAGGCCGCTTCCTTTTGCCACCGCTTCTAAAGACGGTATACCAAATGTAATTCCTATCGGTATGTGCAAACTGGTGGATGATGCAACTATCTGGATTGTGGATAACTACTTTATGAAAACCCGCAATAATCTTGAAGAAAATCCTAAAGCATCACTTTATGTGTGGGGGGAAGGTTCAAAGGGCTGCTTCCAGATAAAAGGAGATGTTGAGATTAAGACTGAAGGTGATGAGTACGATGATGCATATGCCATGGCAAAGGAAAAAGGAGAGAAATACCCTGCCAAGGCTCTGATTGTCATGAAAATTACCGATGTCTTTGAGTGTAAAGGCGGCCCTGAAGCTGGAAAGAAGTTACTCTAA
- a CDS encoding 30S ribosomal protein S6e, which translates to MVDFKIVVSDPKAKAYQFDVSGAEANKFIGKAIGETVEGTVVGLPGYTIQITGGSDRSGFVMRKNVPGPKRQRLLIAEGVGYKPKDKGMRRRKILRGREIAPDIVQINTKVVGYGDKTINEILGGGEEGETSEE; encoded by the coding sequence ATGGTAGATTTCAAAATTGTCGTATCAGATCCAAAAGCCAAAGCATACCAGTTCGATGTAAGTGGTGCCGAGGCAAATAAGTTCATAGGAAAAGCAATAGGCGAAACTGTAGAAGGAACAGTAGTCGGTCTTCCCGGTTACACCATCCAGATAACTGGAGGAAGTGACAGAAGCGGTTTTGTAATGCGCAAGAACGTACCCGGTCCAAAAAGGCAGAGGTTACTCATAGCCGAGGGTGTCGGATATAAACCAAAAGACAAAGGAATGCGTCGCCGTAAGATTCTCAGAGGAAGGGAAATCGCTCCGGATATTGTCCAGATCAACACAAAGGTTGTTGGATACGGAGACAAAACCATCAACGAAATTCTTGGTGGCGGTGAAGAGGGAGAAACTTCCGAAGAGTAA
- a CDS encoding sodium:solute symporter family protein, with amino-acid sequence MISTPVLGVIVLIYLMIIFYLGMLGYKKTKEIDDYMVAGRHINPYILALSYGATFISTSAIIGFGGAAGALGMGLLWLAVMNIIVGILIAFVFFGSRTRRMGLRLKAVTFPELLGRRFQSRFIQGFSGALIGVFMPLYAGIVLIGGARFVEATLGINYDVAVLLLTVIVAAYVITGGLIAVMYTDALQGAFMFVGMLVLLTLTYIKLGGITEAHQTLTAMTPLVPDSLAAGGHLGWTAMPALGSPIWWTLVSTLILGVGIGVLAQPQLAVRFMTVENDRALNRAVLVGGPFILMMTGVAFIVGSLSNAFFYKTEGLISVAVVGGNTDLIIPQYINDAMPETFVILFMLTLLAAAMSTLSSQYHTMGTSIGHDFYRQFVKKGEVGKTVNITRLGIATTILISVILAYILPISIIARATAIFFGLCAAAFLPMYAGALFWPRMTKEGATASLLVGTFASLFWLGFVHAKEAVPLGICKFIFGTDTLLTGTWTVVDPILVATPLAAIVAVVVSYMTEPTPTEHIKRCYGK; translated from the coding sequence ATGATAAGCACACCAGTCCTTGGTGTAATTGTCCTGATCTACCTCATGATAATTTTTTATCTGGGAATGCTTGGATACAAAAAAACAAAGGAAATTGACGATTATATGGTCGCCGGCAGGCACATCAATCCCTATATACTTGCCCTTTCCTATGGTGCCACATTTATCAGTACCTCGGCAATCATTGGTTTTGGCGGGGCTGCCGGTGCACTGGGAATGGGATTGCTCTGGCTTGCGGTAATGAACATCATTGTCGGGATTCTCATCGCATTTGTGTTTTTTGGATCCAGAACGCGCCGCATGGGATTAAGACTAAAAGCGGTTACATTTCCTGAGTTACTAGGACGCAGATTCCAGTCACGTTTCATACAGGGTTTTTCGGGTGCGCTAATTGGAGTATTTATGCCCCTTTATGCAGGAATCGTACTGATTGGAGGAGCCCGTTTTGTTGAAGCAACACTGGGCATTAATTATGATGTTGCAGTCCTTTTACTTACGGTAATTGTTGCAGCATACGTTATCACCGGGGGTTTGATAGCAGTTATGTACACCGATGCCCTTCAGGGAGCATTCATGTTCGTAGGAATGCTTGTCCTGCTTACACTTACCTATATCAAACTGGGAGGGATCACTGAAGCACATCAGACACTCACAGCAATGACACCCCTGGTTCCTGATTCACTTGCAGCAGGGGGACATCTGGGATGGACGGCAATGCCCGCCTTGGGCTCGCCTATCTGGTGGACATTGGTATCTACCCTGATACTGGGAGTGGGTATCGGTGTCCTTGCCCAACCTCAACTGGCTGTTAGGTTCATGACAGTGGAGAATGACAGGGCATTGAACCGGGCAGTCCTTGTAGGCGGGCCATTCATTTTGATGATGACAGGGGTTGCCTTTATAGTCGGTTCTCTTTCCAATGCTTTCTTTTACAAAACAGAAGGGTTGATATCCGTAGCTGTAGTGGGAGGAAATACCGATCTGATAATTCCACAATATATCAACGATGCAATGCCTGAAACTTTTGTCATCCTATTCATGTTAACCTTACTGGCAGCCGCCATGTCAACCTTAAGTTCCCAGTACCATACAATGGGAACATCAATAGGACATGATTTCTATCGCCAGTTTGTCAAGAAAGGTGAAGTCGGCAAAACTGTCAATATTACAAGATTGGGAATTGCAACAACCATTCTGATAAGTGTGATATTGGCTTACATCCTGCCTATTAGTATAATCGCCCGTGCCACAGCAATCTTTTTTGGATTATGTGCAGCGGCCTTTTTACCGATGTATGCAGGAGCTTTGTTCTGGCCACGCATGACAAAAGAGGGAGCGACTGCAAGCCTGTTAGTTGGAACCTTTGCAAGCCTGTTCTGGCTGGGTTTTGTTCATGCAAAAGAAGCAGTCCCGCTGGGAATCTGCAAATTCATATTCGGAACGGATACTCTCCTGACCGGCACCTGGACAGTTGTGGACCCGATTCTCGTTGCAACACCCCTTGCAGCAATCGTAGCCGTTGTTGTTAGTTATATGACAGAACCGACACCTACAGAACATATAAAAAGATGTTACGGGAAATAA
- a CDS encoding symporter small accessory protein has protein sequence MLGIEDPQIWIAYILCIAGAISCMIYGILKWNDGEETEACS, from the coding sequence ATGCTTGGAATAGAAGACCCCCAAATATGGATAGCATACATCCTGTGTATAGCCGGTGCAATAAGCTGCATGATATACGGTATACTGAAATGGAATGACGGCGAAGAAACGGAGGCATGCTCATGA
- the ndk gene encoding nucleoside-diphosphate kinase, which translates to MERTYVMIKPDGVQRGLIGEIIGRIERRGLKISAMRMNVIDENDAKEHYSEHCEKPFFGSLISYVTSAPSVSMIVEGKDAIKSMRTINGATNPSEAMPGTIRGDFALETGRNVVHASDSVESAEREINIHFKDDETNEYTRIDEEWLYE; encoded by the coding sequence ATGGAACGCACATATGTTATGATCAAACCAGACGGAGTCCAGAGGGGACTTATTGGAGAGATCATAGGAAGAATCGAGAGGAGAGGTCTCAAGATAAGTGCAATGCGCATGAATGTTATCGATGAGAATGATGCAAAGGAACATTACAGTGAACACTGCGAAAAGCCATTTTTCGGTTCACTTATATCCTATGTAACTTCCGCTCCTTCAGTTTCAATGATTGTTGAAGGTAAGGATGCAATAAAATCCATGAGGACAATAAATGGTGCCACCAATCCATCCGAAGCAATGCCTGGTACAATAAGGGGCGATTTTGCTCTTGAGACCGGCAGGAATGTGGTACATGCATCCGATTCAGTGGAATCAGCGGAAAGAGAAATCAACATCCATTTCAAGGATGATGAAACAAACGAATATACCCGTATAGACGAAGAATGGCTCTATGAGTGA
- the infB gene encoding translation initiation factor IF-2: MTDNENLRTPIVCVMGHVDHGKTTLLDRIRGSSVAAGEAGAITQHIGATEVMIDSIIERSGASGMKNNFIVPGLLFIDTPGHHAFTSLRSRGGALADLAVVIVDINEGFMPQTKESLQILKRFKTPFVVVANKIDRIHGWQPHESASFLETYNKQSERVRTDLDNKFYEIVGELYNSGFNSERYDRVSDFQRNIGIIPISAITGEGIPDLLMVLLGLAQKFLESNLHYNASGPGEGTILEVKEEKGLGTTIDIILYDGTLKKGDTIVVGSLGEPIQTKVRALLKPNPMGEISAEEKFQNVESVTAAIGVKISAPNLDDALSGATVRAASPENIENIVEEVQEELDEVQISTGTTGITLKADTIGSLEALVNELQKEDIPIRKAEVGDISQRDIIEVSAIEDPFNAVLIGFNVKMLPDAKEKAKGSELKVFQNDVIYRLIDDYKDWVQEKKEKSEKTISQLIVKPARFLLLPECTFRQSKPAVVGVRITGGKVKTNIGVTDNSGKVVGTIKGLQLEGENIKEASAGMEVAMAIDGPTVGRQIKEGDVLYSNIPEKHAKVLETEIFDSLSADEMETLDAFLEIKRRDNPFWAK; the protein is encoded by the coding sequence ATTACCGATAACGAAAATCTCAGGACACCCATTGTATGCGTTATGGGACATGTGGATCACGGTAAGACCACACTGTTAGACAGGATACGTGGTAGTTCTGTGGCTGCAGGAGAAGCCGGTGCGATCACCCAGCATATCGGTGCAACGGAAGTAATGATCGATTCCATAATAGAACGTAGTGGTGCTTCCGGGATGAAGAACAATTTCATAGTACCCGGCCTTTTATTCATAGATACTCCGGGACACCATGCATTCACATCCCTGCGTAGCAGAGGAGGAGCACTTGCAGACCTGGCAGTGGTAATTGTAGACATTAACGAGGGCTTCATGCCCCAGACAAAAGAAAGTCTGCAAATACTCAAACGGTTCAAAACTCCTTTTGTGGTTGTTGCAAATAAGATTGACAGGATACATGGATGGCAACCACATGAAAGCGCTAGTTTTCTGGAAACTTACAACAAACAAAGTGAACGTGTAAGAACAGATCTTGATAACAAATTCTATGAAATTGTCGGGGAACTATATAACAGTGGTTTTAATTCTGAACGCTATGACCGTGTTTCTGACTTCCAGAGAAATATAGGAATAATACCAATAAGTGCGATTACCGGCGAAGGTATACCTGACTTGCTTATGGTATTACTCGGACTGGCCCAAAAATTCCTCGAATCCAATCTTCACTATAACGCAAGTGGACCTGGTGAAGGAACAATACTTGAAGTAAAGGAAGAAAAGGGATTGGGAACTACCATCGATATTATTCTCTATGATGGGACCCTCAAAAAAGGGGACACGATTGTAGTTGGAAGTCTTGGGGAGCCCATTCAGACCAAAGTGAGGGCTTTGCTAAAACCAAATCCAATGGGTGAAATATCCGCCGAGGAGAAGTTCCAGAATGTGGAATCAGTTACGGCTGCTATCGGTGTAAAGATATCTGCACCAAATCTTGATGATGCACTGTCAGGAGCCACTGTCAGGGCAGCCAGCCCGGAAAACATTGAAAATATTGTTGAAGAGGTTCAAGAGGAACTTGACGAGGTACAGATCAGTACGGGTACCACAGGCATAACTCTCAAAGCAGATACAATCGGATCACTGGAAGCACTTGTTAATGAACTCCAGAAGGAGGATATACCCATCAGAAAAGCCGAAGTGGGAGACATATCCCAGAGGGATATTATCGAAGTTTCGGCTATCGAAGATCCTTTTAATGCAGTTCTTATCGGCTTTAATGTGAAGATGTTACCTGATGCAAAAGAAAAAGCAAAGGGCTCCGAACTTAAAGTATTCCAGAATGATGTTATTTACAGGCTTATTGATGATTATAAAGACTGGGTTCAAGAAAAGAAGGAGAAATCCGAAAAAACGATATCTCAGCTCATAGTCAAGCCTGCAAGATTCCTGCTTCTTCCGGAATGTACGTTCAGACAAAGCAAACCTGCTGTTGTTGGTGTAAGAATCACAGGTGGAAAGGTCAAAACTAACATCGGTGTTACAGATAACAGTGGTAAAGTTGTAGGTACAATCAAAGGACTCCAATTAGAAGGAGAAAACATCAAGGAAGCCAGTGCAGGTATGGAAGTTGCAATGGCCATTGATGGACCTACAGTAGGTCGCCAGATCAAAGAAGGTGATGTACTTTACTCAAATATTCCTGAAAAACACGCAAAGGTGCTTGAAACGGAAATATTTGATTCACTTTCGGCAGATGAAATGGAAACCCTCGATGCTTTCCTTGAAATAAAACGCAGGGATAATCCGTTCTGGGCTAAGTAA
- the pdxS gene encoding pyridoxal 5'-phosphate synthase lyase subunit PdxS encodes MELENLRHGTELIKRGFARMQKGGVIMDVTNPEQARIAEEAGAVAVMALQAVPADIRKAGGVARMADPEIVAQIIDTVTIPVMAKARIGHFVEAEILESLGADMVDESEVLTPADEMYHIDKTGFTVPFVCGARNLGEALRRINEGAAMIRTKGEAGTGDVREAVRHMKKIMGEVRELAGKDKEELIKVARDIEAPIELVLESADLQRLPVVNFAAGGVATPADAALMMRLGADGVFVGSGIFKAENPEMMAKAVVEAVNNYDNPEKLAEISRGIGSGMKGMSADTIPPEEALQTRGW; translated from the coding sequence ATGGAACTTGAAAACTTAAGGCACGGTACTGAACTCATTAAAAGAGGGTTTGCCAGAATGCAGAAAGGCGGGGTAATCATGGATGTAACCAACCCCGAACAGGCGAGAATCGCCGAAGAAGCAGGAGCTGTGGCTGTAATGGCCCTGCAGGCAGTTCCGGCTGATATCCGTAAGGCAGGTGGAGTGGCCAGGATGGCAGACCCGGAAATCGTTGCGCAGATAATTGATACCGTAACAATTCCTGTAATGGCAAAGGCCAGGATCGGGCATTTTGTGGAAGCCGAAATCCTTGAATCCCTGGGAGCTGATATGGTCGATGAGTCTGAAGTCCTGACTCCTGCAGACGAAATGTATCATATTGATAAAACCGGGTTTACTGTTCCTTTTGTATGTGGTGCAAGAAATCTTGGTGAAGCCCTGAGGCGCATCAATGAAGGTGCGGCAATGATACGTACCAAAGGTGAAGCAGGTACCGGGGATGTTCGTGAGGCTGTGCGCCACATGAAAAAGATCATGGGTGAAGTACGTGAACTTGCCGGCAAGGATAAGGAAGAACTCATCAAGGTTGCGCGTGATATCGAAGCACCCATAGAACTTGTTCTGGAATCTGCAGACTTACAGCGTTTGCCTGTGGTAAACTTTGCAGCAGGTGGTGTTGCCACTCCCGCAGATGCTGCTCTCATGATGAGACTGGGTGCGGATGGTGTTTTTGTAGGTTCTGGAATATTCAAGGCTGAGAATCCTGAAATGATGGCCAAAGCAGTTGTGGAAGCCGTTAACAATTATGATAACCCCGAAAAACTGGCAGAGATTTCCAGGGGAATTGGTTCAGGAATGAAGGGCATGAGTGCTGATACTATACCCCCTGAAGAAGCTTTGCAGACACGTGGCTGGTAA
- a CDS encoding 50S ribosomal protein L24e, whose protein sequence is METKKCSFCGTKLVPGTGVLFAKKDGSTYNFCSSKCRNNYKMGRLPRRTIWTETGRNYMKKA, encoded by the coding sequence ATGGAAACCAAGAAATGCTCTTTCTGCGGAACTAAACTGGTACCGGGGACTGGTGTCCTTTTTGCAAAAAAGGATGGTTCTACCTACAATTTCTGCTCCTCTAAATGCAGGAACAATTACAAGATGGGTAGACTTCCAAGGCGTACTATCTGGACCGAAACGGGCAGAAACTACATGAAGAAAGCCTGA
- the pdxT gene encoding pyridoxal 5'-phosphate synthase glutaminase subunit PdxT, translating into MRIGIIAIQGDVSEHIDAVERALCEKGIEGEVLEIRHEGIVPLCDAVILPGGESTTLGRLIEREGIAGEIQNAAKNGIPVLGTCAGLILVATRGDEQVHKTHQHLLGLMDVKVNRNAFGRQRESFEVDLDLPFLDYPYTAIFIRAPAIMDAGPEVDVLSTINGRIVAARQNNVLALAFHPELTPDLRLHHYFLDMISGI; encoded by the coding sequence ATGCGTATCGGTATAATCGCCATACAGGGTGATGTTTCCGAACATATTGATGCCGTAGAACGTGCTCTTTGTGAAAAGGGCATTGAAGGAGAAGTGCTGGAAATCCGTCATGAAGGCATTGTGCCCCTGTGTGATGCCGTTATACTACCCGGCGGGGAAAGTACAACATTGGGCCGCCTGATTGAAAGAGAAGGGATTGCAGGTGAAATTCAGAATGCTGCAAAGAACGGCATCCCTGTCCTTGGCACCTGCGCCGGCTTGATCCTTGTTGCAACTCGCGGGGACGAACAGGTACATAAGACCCATCAGCATCTTCTCGGTCTGATGGATGTGAAAGTGAACCGGAATGCTTTCGGAAGGCAGAGGGAGTCCTTTGAAGTTGATTTGGATCTTCCATTCCTGGATTATCCCTATACAGCAATTTTCATCCGGGCACCTGCAATCATGGATGCGGGCCCGGAAGTTGATGTATTGTCAACAATTAATGGGAGAATTGTAGCAGCAAGACAAAACAATGTACTTGCTCTTGCTTTCCATCCCGAACTGACACCTGATCTACGGCTACATCATTATTTCCTGGATATGATTTCGGGTATCTGA